The Danio rerio strain Tuebingen ecotype United States chromosome 10, GRCz12tu, whole genome shotgun sequence genome contains a region encoding:
- the avd gene encoding avidin precursor yields MSSLIWHLVFWTLLTSKAASANESSTPNAKVSSCNVTGVWRNELGSTLRVKAEGSEVRGVYQTAVESTRGAAGHHRSARIIGMVSDGTQPTVSFSVLWEKGSCSAWVGQCFILDDGAQVLKTFWMLRSVADNLASAWGSTRMGEDIFFKTGVSS; encoded by the exons ATGAGTTCTTTAATATGGCATTTGGTTTTCTGGACTTTGTTGACCTCAAAAGCTGCGTCCGCAAACGAGTCCTCAACGCCGAATGCAAAG GTGAGCTCCTGTAATGTCACCGGTGTTTGGCGCAATGAGCTTGGCTCTACGCTGCGGGTGAAGGCGGAAGGCTCGGAGGTCAGAGGTGTTTACCAGACCGCGGTTGAGAGTACGCGCGGAGCCGCAGGTCATCACCGCTCCGCCCGCATCATCGGGATGGTCAGTGACGGGACTCAGCCTACCGTCTCTTTCTCCGTGCTATGGGAGAAAG GTTCGTGCTCAGCTTGGGTTGGTCAGTGCTTTATTTTAGATGACGGGGCACAAGTGCTGAAAACCTTCTGGATGTTGCGCAGTGTTGCAGACAATTTGGCAAGTGCCTGGGGAAGCACCAG AATGGGagaagatatttttttcaagactggAGTTTCAAGTTAA